Proteins encoded together in one Hevea brasiliensis isolate MT/VB/25A 57/8 chromosome 16, ASM3005281v1, whole genome shotgun sequence window:
- the LOC110657710 gene encoding pentatricopeptide repeat-containing protein At3g29290: MGEMWGTSISVNLKWNRFACQNSLYIPSNCEYRVWRSYNCSLYGSSLMKMNGGPVGISELIIFSMPMEGYAWFGCAQRKIPQLSSLIGSTKMTNFFGVSNFVASDEPGLVSEENEDNEFIQKRKDEFQTDYFGQYLPPWGNLITHHRSDMDSESTAQHSMLSRDMITVNEIRVQLLEETDEEELSRKILMLSRSNKFRSALELFRSMEFSGLQPNGHACNSLISCLLRKKLLDHALSVFEFMKRNEITTSHTYALILKAVADYEGCDCSLNMFRELGGFSGDRNDFDVIVYNTVISVCGRVNNWVETERVWKSMKQKGINGTQITFSLLVSIFVRCGQNELALAAYSEMIQNGIKPRDDALQAVIGACTKEGKWDLALNVFQNMLNHGLKPNLIASNALINSLGKAGELKQAFKVFEIAKSLGHTPDAYTWNALLNGLYRANRLADALQLFESIKREKSSQINEHLYNTALMSCQKLGLWDKALQLLWQLEASELSVSTTSYNLVIGACEIARKPKVALQVYEHMVHQNCTPDTFTYLSLIRSCIWASLWSEVDEILNQVAPDVSLYNAVIHGMCLRGKIESAKKLYMEMRRSGLKPDGKTRALMLQNLRKVSTKRRR, from the exons ATGGGAGAAATGTGGGGGACTTCAATTTCAGTTAATTTGAAATGGAATAGGTTTGCTTGCCAAAATAGCTTGTATATTCCAAGTAATTGTGAATATAGGGTATGGAGGAGTTATAATTGTAGCTTGTACGGTAGTTCGCTTATGAAAATGAATGGAGGTCCCGTGGGAATATCCGAGCTCATTATTTTTTCCATGCCAATGGAGGGGTATGCATGGTTTGGATGTGCACAACGGAAGATACCCCAATTGAGTTCATTAATTGGATCCACTAAAATGACTAATTTTTTTGGTGTATCAAATTTTGTTGCTAGTGATGAACCTGGGTTGGTTTCTGAAGAAAATGAAGACAAtgaatttattcaaaaaagaaaagATGAATTTCAGACAGATTATTTTGGACAATATTTGCCTCCTTGGGGAAATTTGATAACTCACCACAGATCAGATATGGATTCTGAAAGTACCGCTCAGCATTCAATGCTGTCAAGAGATATGATCACTGTTAATGAAATTAGGGTACAACTTTTAGAGGAAACAGATGAAGAAGAGTTATCAAGAAAGATCTTGATGCTTAGCAGATCCAATAAGTTTAGAAGTGCACTAGAATTGTTCAGGTCCATGGAGTTCTCAGGTCTACAACCCAATGGACATGCttgtaattctcttatctcttgtcTCTTAAGAAAAAAACTTCTTGACCATGCATTGAGTGTCTTTGAGTTCATGAAGAGAAATGAGATCACAACAAGCCATACATATGCCTTAATACTAAAAGCAGTTGCAGATTATGAGGGATGTGATTGCTCCCTTAATATGTTTAGAGAATTAGGAGGGTTTTCCGGGGACAGGAATGATTTTGATGTCATTGTTTATAACACAGTGATATCTGTCTGTGGAAGAGTGAACAATTGGGTTGAGACGGAGAGAGTATGGAAAAGCATGAAACAAAAAGGTATTAATGGAACACAAATTACATTCTCACTGTTGGTTAGCATTTTTGTGCGTTGTGGCCAGAATGAGCTGGCTCTTGCTGCATACAGTGAGATGATTCAAAATGGTATTAAACCAAGAGATGATGCACTGCAGGCTGTAATTGGGGCATGCACAAAAGAGGGAAAGTGGGATTTAGCTCTAAATGTTTTCCAGAATATGTTGAATCATGGGCTGAAGCCAAATCTTATTGCAAGCAATGCATTGATAAATTCACTTGGAAAAGCTGGAGAACTCAAACAAGCATTCAAGGTCTTTGAAATAGCTAAATCTTTGGGTCATACACCTGATGCATATACATGGAACGCATTGCTTAATGGACTATACAGGGCAAATCGACTTGCTGATGCTCTTCAACTGTTTGAGAGCATCAAAAGAGAAAAAAGTTCTCAAATCAATGAGCATTTGTACAACACTGCTTTAATGTCATGCCAGAAGCTTGGTTTATGGGATAAAGCTCTTCAGCTATTGTGGCAATTGGAAGCTTCCGAACTGTCTGTCTCAACTACATCTTACAATCTTGTTATTGGTGCATGTGAGATTGCAAGAAAGCCAAAAGTTGCATTGCAAGTTTACGAGCACATGGTCCACCAGAATTGCACTCCAGACACTTTTACTTATTTGTCTCTAATAAGAAGTTGCATATGGGCATCTCTTTGGAGTGAAGTGGATGAAATTCTAAAT CAAGTTGCACCAGATGTGTCTCTCTACAATGCTGTGATTCATGGAATGTGTTTAAGAGGCAAGATCGAATCTGCTAAGAAGCTGTATATGGAAATGCGTAGAAGCGGTCTCAAACCTGATGGCAAAACACGAGCTTTGATGCTTCAGAACCTGCGAAAGGTTTCAACTAAAAGGCGGAGGTAG
- the LOC110657707 gene encoding EID1-like F-box protein 2, producing MILTKQYRCIHSSSCQCTKGHLSEDAIFLVFQQLNWNPKLIATLSCVCKWFDDLAKRVLWKEFCRARAPKMMLDLQSSGSHSVDGNWRALGKLLIYCSGCSKGGLFNSIHIPGHFVYRTRFSRTSGKSFLLPQCRTDVLYVSDPCEHLDQGEEGDVGFFRGIFKSFSMSKVRKMLIKRKALLHPTEVCPYCKAKLWSMLQAKMIPQSASCRLGAYEDCVEYYVCLNGHVLGICTLLPLSDSEEASELE from the coding sequence ATgattttaacaaagcaatatcgtTGTATACACTCATCAAGCTGTCAATGCACAAAAGGGCATCTAAGTGAAGATGCAATTTTTTTAGTGTTTCAACAGCTGAACTGGAACCCTAAATTGATTGCCACCCTGTCATGTGTATGCAAATGGTTTGATGATTTGGCCAAGCGAGTGTTATGGAAAGAGTTTTGCCGAGCAAGGGCTCCAAAAATGATGCTTGATCTGCAATCTAGCGGAAGTCATAGTGTTGATGGCAATTGGAGAGCACTTGGAAAATTGCTTATTTACTGCTCAGGATGTAGCAAGGGTGGCCTGTTCAATAGCATTCATATCCCTGGTCATTTTGTTTACAGGACTCGGTTTTCTAGAACTTCAGGGAAAAGTTTTCTTTTGCCACAATGCAGAACAGATGTTTTGTATGTCTCTGACCCTTGTGAACATCTTGATCAAGGGGAAGAAGGTGATGTTGGATTTTTCCGTGGAATTTTCAAGTCATTCTCAATGTCAAAGGTTAGGAAGATGCTGATTAAAAGGAAAGCCCTGCTTCATCCAACAGAGGTGTGCCCTTATTGCAAGGCAAAGCTGTGGAGCATGCTGCAAGCCAAAATGATAccacagagtgccagctgtaggTTGGGTGCCTATGAAGATTGTGTTGAGTATTATGTGTGCCTCAATGGACATGTGCTTGGAATCTGCACCCTTTTACCCTTGTCAGATTCAGAAGAGGCATCCGAGTTGGAGTGA